The genomic stretch TCGGCAAAGCTCTTTCTAGCAATTACAGAAAAGCTACCAGTGAAAGCATCCCCAAGTAGGCGAAGAACTTTACCATCGATGTTATCAGGCCCGCTGGCCTTATTAGCTTTAATGTGATGTTTTACGCAAAGTGATAAAAGTTCCTGGTTTACATTTAGGGATGGAAGAGTCGGGGTAGATCTGCAGTTACTGTTGTAGTTTGTCGGTAGAGGAGGATGGGGTACAGCAGTTATGTTTAGCGTTGAGCAAATATTTGTGAAATAAGAGTTAAAGGCAATAGCTTTCAGGGTGTCATCTGTTAGAAGTATTGCCTGTGGATCTTTGATGGGACCTATGGAAGAGGACTTGTTGGTGCCTTGGAAAAGTttaactgttttccaaaattctTTACTGGATTTAGCATCAGAGAATTTGTCCTTCCAGTAAGTTAATTCAGCAGTTCTTAATAACTTAGTGCAaagatttctttgtttcttgtaaGTTGACCATTCATTAGAACCTTTAGGAGTGTTTTGGGCCAGGGTGAGGAGTTTGTACCTTTTACTCATCTCCTTCCGCAGTGAAGAGGACATCCATGGCAGACTATTTGAGCGGATTTTCACTTTCCTGATAGGGATATGGTGATCGATAATATAGTTATACAGAGTTTCCCACGCCCAGACAGAgtcatcaatatcatcaaaaATGTCACATATGTTCCAAGGTGCAGTTGCAAATTCATGTTGTAACGCAGTGATGTTTACATTCTTTAAATCGCGAATAAATCTGAAAACTGGATTGTGACGAGGTCTTCGAAGATTTATCGCAGCATATATCAAATGGTGGTCAGAAATGCCAAGGTTGCAAGCACCATGGTGAGATAACTTGTGGCTGACTGATGTAATGATCAGGTCGATGAGTGTGGACGAGTTGCCAGTGATTCTTGTGGGAACATTTATAACATTCTTTAAATTAAACTTGCTAAGTTGATGCAAGAATTTCCGTTTTAGAGTAAAGTCACCAGAATTTGTAGCGGGAGGTAGGAGGTTTACGTTGAAATCCCCCAACAAGACGATGTTAGTACGCCTTCTCCAAATACCTTCCATTAGCACAGGGAAttcaataaagaaatttgcataatctgGAGGTCTGTAGATTGAGCCGACTAGAAGTTTTTGAGAGTGGAGTGAGATATCCACCCAAGCAGCCTCAATTGGAGATTTATCTGATAGATCCTTGCGTTCATAGGCATTTAGGTCCTCTGCATAGTAGATTAATGAACCACCACCTTTCCGACCATCGGATCTGTCTCTTCTAGCGATTTTATAGCCAGGTATAAAAATAGATGAATCCTTAATTGAGCTTCGGAGATGAGTCTCGGAAATGGCCCCTGCATGCACAATAATTTATGTGGAAACAATATGATGACTTTGACATTCcctcatgtgaccagcagccatatatatttgcattgttattaaaacaaaagaagaattttcatAAAAGTAGTccccaaaagaatatttcactcctcctcctgtttctttgtttcactcctCCAATGTGGCCGCCATGACaccatgtgaaaacactctctagatggtttgcaaccaatctctagagacacagattaTAATAACGTTGATGTaatgtacaataattatttctggtggatgaacaaaaggagctaatgagagatctcttgtttttgtccaccaacatggctatgacgtaacgtgaaaaccatctatagtatGTCAGTTTCTGGCCAGTGCACCTAAATGTATAGGCCCCAGtagttcaaaaggtggataatgctatccaccggataaatcactatccgtcGTTTGAACAATTGCGGCCAGGaccgcaataaaaaaatggcaaTTCTTGGACAGTGAAATAAACTAAGTTGATTTATACACTCACAAAAGGCATTTTAAGCTGGCCATCAAAGCCCACCTAAAGGCCACATTGGAGTAGAATTAAGttagtttaaaattaatgtataattgctttatttttcattttaacatAACTTTGCTATCTAATGTTTTAAGCATTTCATGTCATCCATTGTATTGTTCATACGTTTTAAAAAACCCTCAGGGAGTGACGTACATTAAAGTCTATTACAATTCATAATCACATTATGTACCTTGCCCATCATAATCTTGTTTATCCTGCATTGTGTTCTTCCCCTCATTTCAGCACCACTTGTTTTAATTAACCTCAGTAAATCTATGGTGAGAATATGATCAAAATTCAACTTTAATATTTTACATTGCCAAACATAGTAATAttgtgaaaattttgaaattagaGAAAGTAAAGGCACAGGGAGATAAGAGGATAAGGTTGTGAAGATTTTTAGATTTAAAAAGagctcaataattattattgagcTTTACTGGCTATGCAGACATTATACAAGGAAACATgtttgtgttaatttgaaatttacatatttttattttattttttcatttattaactttgccagtcacgCTGACAGAgtgccacaacagcttgcgccaattaatGTGGTCCCTTTTTTACCCtgccaaccatgatacacaacagaagacagaccacaacaccgcgAAGTACATGCCCTACagttagcgacaagtgtgtgggttcttttacgtcccacaggattataaacattgaagggttgtgagacaggacctcgGGCTTAtcgtctttatccgagaagacttgaaagtctaaccatttgcagatgtagtcacaaaggcagcactttctcctcagctatttaaagaccctgagtgttggtctggccggagttgaactcacgacctcctgcatgaccgtccggtgctcaaccaactgagccaccggtgtgccgCTGCACAGCTGTACTGAAAATTCCCTGCACTGCCAACCTccctttttccttgttttcaaagAATGAACCTGAACTCAGGTAATCTGGATgtaaatttttttattgaataaGAAAACAATGTCTTGCCTGATCTTGCAGTAATAATGTCTGGAATACTGACAGGTGATCTAACTGAAAGGGATTTTCTCAGAGGATGAAAGGCTGCTGATATCTCATCTTTTTTCACCTAAAACAGAAGAGCTCAACAACTCATAAAAACATTGTAGACTTCTGTGGGACAAGTcacaatttaaaaatatataccgAAAATATATACCGGTAGGGTATCGCAAACTAAACAATTTAATAAGACGAAGCAGTTTTTAGCAAACTGACCTTAGCTCTATCTGACCATCCAAATGATTGAATGGTCACATCCAATCTCTTCAACAACATTGAACGACGCAGTGTATATTCTTGGTTGAGTTGTGTGTTTATTTCGTCCAGTTTGCTCTACAAGCAATGGTAGAATTAGCAACAATATATAACCATAACAAGAATTTAATAACTCGCTCTAATGaccacattaattttaaaagataaaGAACCATACCCACTGTTTGGGACTGGGATTCTTAGCCAGTAAAGGAGTTCCTAGATGATCTTTGGGTCCTTTGGTCAAGAGTTGTCGCACCTGAAAAATGAAGTTACAACGTAAACATTTTGAGGTTACTGTTGCAATACATTGTATGAGACAAAATATTAACAGATAACTTATTAATAGTAAATGAGACAAACCTTTGACTCTAtctttgaaaacaattcaaATACTGTGGACTCTCTGGTTGGTTGTGGCATATCCAACGCTGTTAATATTGTTAAAATCTGTTGTAAGGCAGGACTCACAGACTGTTTATAGAAACAAAgacaaatgtttttgaaaattggTGTAATTTCATTTTAATGTGATGTCATCCATTTGATATGATTTAGCTTCTGAATcaataaaataatctttttaGCCCTGAATTGCACTCAGTGAGAATCAGTCCTTCACTttgctcaaaatatttcatttatttcattttatttttataattaattaacTTAAATTTATTAACTTCTGCCAACTGTGATCAcatgataattataattaattttatcatttaTTACTTGATCTTCGACTTCcatttcctcttcttctcctccAATCATTCGCATGGCTTGAAGCTCTGATGTTAGATAGTCTATATGTAGAGAAAAGAGTTCCTAAATTCACATTCCTTTCTGTTTTACTTATGAGCAAAggttataaaaaaatcaatgcttccATAAAGAGGAAAGATGTTTTAATAATCGCTATTACCTAATAAAAGCAGTCGATTTGAAGGTGTGGAGAGACCCTCTACTCCCGAGAGATGAGAATGAGGACAACCTAAAAGTGACATTGatgaacaagaaaaataaacataatGCATGTGAATTTCTTTGAAATGAATCACTTCACTAAATTGCCTAATATATATGTATCTTGTTATCACTAATTTTATTCCTCCATTGATGAAAAAGTTACACTTTCTGTAAGCCATTGATGGTCATCAAGGATACACAGGGCACATGCAATGCCATCAAATTTTTTGTTATCTATAAATCCTTCAATTCAGTACAAAATAGATTGAAGTTTGGCCACCAAGAATCTTTGGTTCGTACTTTAAGGTCTCAGTACATTTTCTGACATGACATGAGAGCTCTGGACATAAACACTGAGAGCTGGGAGTGCACAGCAGCTGACCGCTGCAGATGGCGCAGTGTGTTGAAGAAACAGTTAAAGATGGGCAAAGAGAAGGTCCAGAACCTGACAGAGGACAAGAAAGCCAGACGGAAGGCGCACACACCTGGAGACAACCCGGCAACCACTCATACCTGCATCCACTGTGGCAGAGTTTGTCGCTCCCAGATTGGCCTCTTCAGTCACAGCCGTAGCTGTTCCAGCCGTGGACCTACCACGGCATCCAACTAGGGAACATCACCATCCATGGTCAACACCAACCGACGGAggcctcctcctcctcctactactactactactaatgctactgctactgctactgctactgctacttaATAACTACTAATGTAACATTTTCTGAACAAATCCACTTGATCAGTAAGATGAACAGTTTTTGAGGTTACTAGTTTGGTGCTGAGATTCATCATGAAACTTGATAGGATGTGGAGTGCAAATTATAACACAAGGTATCGACATTTCTCAagccagaccacaacacaggTAACTTGGTGCCCTCAACTCTTTACGAACAATGTTCTTTAACATCCAAAAGCACtttatgaacaagggttgtgagaggacattactaaacaatgAAACAGCAGTACagcgaagcaccaaaacaccatgtatgaccctaCCATACCTTAAATACTAACAAACAAAGGTTGGCCTAAAAAGTAATTGCTCCTAATCCCAGTCCTAAtatgaatcctaatcttaatctcattGAATTACGAGCATTTATAACATTTTAGGCCTAGTCTAATTAGgactaaaacaatatttaatctcaaatccaacctttgtgggttagtattcaatgtatggtagggtcatacatggtgttttagtgtttcgtttcggtgtttcgctgttttgtggttttgtaaTGCCCGTTGTGAGATAGGGAACTACATTAAACAATAATATATaagtaataattaacaataatttattattcccCGAAATATTTTTGCTTTGGTATAATAAATGATAGggaattatttgaaaaaaaaaaggattttcttTATCTGTCACCTCCTTAAAACGGCTTGTCACTGgccatttttaaagaaaatactgcttacttatatttaaattaataggagattttcatttttataatgacctcaagtgcaaccaatcagtgcagagaattttcattaatcatctatgtaattatactactaacaataatttaatttattataataattaaagtTATTATCATCCTTATGCAGTGGTTTATTAATCCATTCACTCCTGAGAGtgatacttaacagattttactctgtctaacgcagcCAGATGATATTTACTCGTCAACTCGGCTCGTCCTAGGGCACCTGATGGTTATTAAGTACTACACATGGTACAAAGAAAGCACTTTCTCTTCTCCTTCTTATGTCTCAAACATGCAGCAAATTAAACCCCCTTGAAACTCACCCATTTCAGTTAATAAACCACTCATTTCCATTCTGAAAGTTTCCTCATCTTCTTTTTCTGAAATGTTAAATTATGAAACATGAGGGAATAGACTGTCAAATAAATAATTGTGCAAGTACATGTAAAACCTTAAAATACTTATTAAATGTCTGAGAGACTGATATAAGTGGTTTTCAGTTAAAATTAGATCAAAGAGTATtccaataataaataattgGTCATCCTTGAAAACACCTTGAGTTGACTTTTCTGAATAAAAAGAGAGATCTTAATTAAAAGTGTTTAGGACAAGAACTGTAATATAATGTGTTGAAAACGTTTTATCTGatctgattttaaaaatatgGTTATATATAGTTAAAAAATAGTCTTAAACTGAATTTTCGGTTGCAAGTGCAGCCTTCTTCAGACAAACTTACACTCAGAACTGCATATTTTACTCCGAAGAAGGCTGCAGAGTTGCAACCAAAAATTCTGTTTAATAAGTAAAGCTTTACAACAGCGTTGTAAAACGTAGTTAATGGAGCGTGACTGGTAGAGCTATCCCTCCACATGTCACGTTATTTCGTAAACATTACGCAACGCAAACGAGACATGAATGGATTCCTATATTCTAACA from Montipora capricornis isolate CH-2021 chromosome 12, ASM3666992v2, whole genome shotgun sequence encodes the following:
- the LOC138026225 gene encoding protein FAM98A-like — its product is MESDIQDGLEDLGFDGALMEEGALTAAVQGEKLKSEFMTLCVWLVKEMKGLCNIQENVSEKEDEETFRMEMSGLLTEMGCPHSHLSGVEGLSTPSNRLLLLDYLTSELQAMRMIGGEEEEMEVEDQSVSPALQQILTILTALDMPQPTRESTVFELFSKIESKVRQLLTKGPKDHLGTPLLAKNPSPKQWSKLDEINTQLNQEYTLRRSMLLKRLDVTIQSFGWSDRAKVKKDEISAAFHPLRKSLSVRSPVSIPDIITARSDLLRLIKTSGAEMRGRTQCRINKIMMGKVPDRGGRPSNVAPPIEMPSFKKRTEAPRDQRSSHRDSGGRGGRGGKVQGGWNNSTGGEGGGGGGGGGGGKWRGRGGSGGGQRGNYTFEGANNYGT